The Candidatus Stygibacter australis genome includes a region encoding these proteins:
- the bamA gene encoding outer membrane protein assembly factor BamA has translation MSKLHRMILILGIIMLPLLMLAETDYGQILEINIEGNNRIEKELIKSLLAFDIGDYLSQDNTSKSIHNLYQLEVFDDVSISSTIMKQGIVVTVHLKEFPVIRRLKFKGNKKIKDSKLEELVIVETGNYYAPYIVPEIKNRIMAEYQTKGYHYAQINFEENFTDDYVDLIIDIDEGEKIVIRKITIHGNHDISNKKLRSKMSTKKAGFFHSGKLEEDKYQEDLDKIIKFYNKKGYIDAHIISQKKEISGDGFYINIYLYEGDSFTFGKVSFNGNTVFTDEQLVANFKFKDNEVFNKEKFEEQMSAVNSMYYEEGYIYSSITPQQIKDGKEVNFKVAIIENTRAKIHKIHIRGNRSTKEKVIRRQLVLAPGDYFQQSRVRRSLSNIYNTGFFEPELYPDYKVINRNGDIDLVINVNDKISGTANGGVALNSEDGIVGQLGLSHNNLLGNSWEVSLAWEFGGSTQNLDLSFTNPYFLDSNFLTGFNAYFATKEYDTYELRKHGGSLKVGFPINLVNRAKLTFGYSYYRKKYTILDDTDDDEVSDELQDLVDDGWKDNSGISITLSRDNRNNIYFPTSGSQLVLFTEVAGGPLQGDNSYIKQIFQANWYVRTFFNFGLRTKWRFGYVTGYDGHTVPPDERFYLGGTGSDGIRGYTDRSVGPTDEFGNNDGGEREMLFSTEYVIPIVTDQVAFLTFLDAGDCFNSFDKFNLWDLKKGAGIGIRIFSPFGLIGFDYAKNLADGTWEPHFQFGTTF, from the coding sequence ATGAGTAAATTACACCGTATGATCCTCATTTTAGGGATCATTATGCTGCCCCTGCTGATGTTAGCAGAAACTGATTATGGACAAATCCTCGAAATCAATATCGAAGGTAATAATCGTATCGAAAAAGAACTGATCAAATCGCTTCTGGCATTTGATATCGGAGATTATCTCTCACAAGATAATACTTCTAAATCAATCCACAACCTCTATCAACTTGAAGTGTTTGATGATGTCAGCATTTCCAGCACCATCATGAAGCAGGGAATAGTAGTAACTGTGCATCTTAAGGAATTTCCGGTGATCAGAAGACTTAAATTCAAGGGAAATAAAAAGATCAAGGATAGTAAACTTGAAGAATTGGTTATTGTGGAAACCGGAAATTATTATGCTCCTTATATCGTACCAGAAATCAAAAACAGAATAATGGCAGAATATCAGACAAAAGGTTATCACTACGCTCAAATAAACTTTGAAGAGAATTTTACTGATGATTATGTGGATTTGATCATTGATATTGATGAAGGTGAAAAAATCGTGATCCGTAAGATCACTATACATGGAAATCATGATATTTCCAACAAGAAGCTGCGTTCCAAAATGAGCACCAAAAAAGCGGGTTTCTTCCACTCAGGTAAGCTGGAAGAAGATAAGTATCAGGAAGACCTGGATAAGATCATAAAATTTTATAATAAGAAGGGATACATCGATGCTCATATAATTTCCCAGAAAAAGGAAATCAGCGGAGATGGGTTCTATATTAATATCTACCTTTACGAAGGGGACTCCTTTACCTTTGGTAAGGTGAGTTTTAATGGAAATACTGTCTTTACGGATGAACAGCTGGTAGCAAATTTCAAATTCAAGGATAATGAGGTCTTTAATAAAGAAAAATTTGAAGAGCAGATGTCTGCTGTAAACAGTATGTATTATGAAGAAGGCTACATCTATTCAAGCATTACTCCTCAGCAAATTAAGGACGGGAAAGAAGTTAATTTCAAGGTTGCTATTATTGAGAATACCCGTGCAAAAATCCATAAAATTCATATCAGAGGAAACCGCAGTACTAAGGAAAAAGTAATCCGTCGTCAGCTCGTTCTTGCCCCGGGTGATTACTTTCAGCAGTCACGCGTAAGAAGATCTCTTTCTAATATATATAATACCGGATTCTTTGAACCTGAACTCTATCCTGATTATAAGGTCATAAATCGAAATGGTGATATTGATCTGGTGATCAATGTTAATGATAAGATTTCAGGAACCGCGAACGGCGGAGTAGCCTTAAATAGTGAAGATGGCATTGTTGGTCAATTGGGACTCAGTCATAATAATCTACTGGGAAATTCCTGGGAAGTATCTCTTGCCTGGGAATTTGGTGGTTCTACTCAAAACCTTGATCTCAGCTTCACAAATCCTTATTTCCTTGATAGTAATTTCCTTACCGGATTTAATGCCTATTTCGCTACTAAGGAATATGATACCTATGAACTTAGAAAGCACGGTGGATCTCTCAAAGTGGGATTCCCTATCAACCTGGTCAATCGCGCTAAATTAACCTTTGGTTATTCATATTACCGAAAAAAATATACTATCCTGGATGATACTGATGATGATGAAGTTTCTGATGAATTGCAGGATCTGGTTGATGACGGTTGGAAAGATAATTCCGGTATCTCAATAACCTTGAGCCGTGATAATCGTAATAATATCTACTTCCCCACTTCTGGCTCCCAGCTTGTACTATTCACTGAAGTCGCAGGAGGACCACTACAGGGAGATAATAGCTATATCAAGCAGATTTTTCAGGCAAACTGGTATGTTCGCACCTTCTTTAATTTTGGCTTGCGTACTAAGTGGAGGTTCGGTTACGTGACTGGTTACGATGGTCATACTGTACCACCGGATGAACGGTTTTATCTTGGTGGAACCGGTTCTGATGGAATAAGAGGATATACTGACAGGTCTGTGGGACCGACTGATGAATTTGGTAATAATGATGGCGGTGAAAGAGAAATGTTGTTTTCCACTGAATATGTTATTCCTATAGTCACTGATCAGGTTGCTTTTCTTACATTCTTAGATGCCGGAGATTGTTTTAACAGCTTTGATAAGTTTAATCTTTGGGATTTAAAAAAAGGTGCGGGAATTGGCATTAGAATATTCAGTCCCTTTGGCTTGATCGGCTTTGATTATGCCAAAAACCTTGCTGATGGTACCTGGGAACCACACTTCCAGTTCGGTACCACATTCTAA
- a CDS encoding flavodoxin family protein: MKILAIYGSPNKQGSTATIVDTILSTVDDKHEIERIYLYDREFHDCIACSDAETIHREKFCVFDDWFREDIIPSINAADILIISSPVYMGQITGKLKTMFDRWHTYITPEYSIRILPDKKYIAVTASGAPEDVFKYVSDYLAGWLSDFFKMGKIAALHVGGMVDSNSLKPDNPVLQQAKEIGKGI, translated from the coding sequence ATGAAAATACTGGCAATTTATGGAAGCCCTAATAAGCAAGGTAGTACAGCAACAATTGTGGATACAATACTATCTACAGTGGATGATAAGCACGAGATCGAAAGAATTTATCTTTATGATAGAGAATTTCATGACTGTATTGCCTGCAGTGATGCTGAAACTATTCACCGGGAAAAATTCTGTGTATTTGATGACTGGTTTCGGGAAGATATTATACCAAGTATCAATGCTGCAGATATTCTGATCATTAGTTCTCCAGTTTATATGGGACAGATAACCGGGAAACTGAAGACAATGTTTGATCGCTGGCATACATATATCACACCAGAATATTCCATCAGGATCCTGCCGGATAAGAAATATATCGCAGTAACAGCATCTGGAGCCCCGGAAGATGTTTTTAAGTATGTCTCAGACTATTTGGCTGGCTGGCTAAGTGATTTTTTCAAAATGGGAAAAATCGCAGCACTCCATGTTGGAGGCATGGTTGATAGCAATTCATTAAAACCTGATAATCCTGTTTTGCAGCAAGCTAAGGAAATAGGGAAAGGGATATAA
- a CDS encoding metallophosphoesterase, which produces MLIILSDLHFSDGTTSINVVPEVFTKILFPQINSKLSADANKDINEIHLVLAGDTFDMVSTDKFLMIPYSKRPWNGNLDPDYAVNPDHDVVNEYVKVLEDIIAKPGCKAFIEEFLKLNNIHKIPFKITYIAGNHDRTINFYAELRQIVRKLFPGIHLDFANNLCSEKYSTICRHGNEWDKICFGYEFAKKVLHKTYESRFHSEYYKVQSIGEIVTAELMGGIIYRLNYKHHWKGVHDDLIDSIKEINNVRPAPFALDWLIWSLSDKFSQKLKDDISNAIYDSLEAFLNTSLAKLWDRQSPDLIISGDIVDKLQLLKNFLKKDSFDSIIKALGLIRFIDKLPEFKDESFLEGAIEDFKENPDIQFVVYGHTHYSKEAVITAEKDQPAKRYINTGAYLPLIQKARLNGYGIAKRMTITFIYDKSEDNRNNNKHKDTVSLEFWNGLKQKDYI; this is translated from the coding sequence ATGTTGATAATACTCAGTGATTTGCACTTCAGTGATGGCACTACTTCAATAAATGTAGTACCGGAAGTGTTTACTAAGATCCTTTTCCCACAGATCAATTCCAAGCTTTCAGCAGATGCAAACAAAGACATCAACGAGATCCACCTTGTTTTGGCAGGAGATACTTTTGATATGGTCAGTACAGATAAATTTCTAATGATCCCTTATTCAAAACGACCCTGGAATGGCAATCTGGATCCCGATTACGCTGTGAATCCTGATCATGATGTAGTAAATGAATATGTAAAAGTATTAGAAGACATTATTGCAAAACCCGGCTGCAAAGCTTTTATAGAAGAATTTCTTAAACTCAATAACATTCATAAAATACCTTTCAAGATAACCTATATCGCTGGAAATCATGATCGCACTATAAACTTTTATGCAGAACTAAGGCAAATAGTCAGAAAGCTATTTCCGGGAATTCACCTTGATTTTGCTAATAATCTGTGTTCAGAGAAATATTCAACTATCTGCCGGCACGGTAATGAATGGGATAAAATATGTTTCGGTTATGAGTTTGCCAAAAAAGTGCTTCATAAGACCTATGAAAGCAGATTTCATTCAGAATATTACAAAGTCCAGAGTATTGGTGAAATTGTTACAGCAGAATTAATGGGTGGAATTATTTACAGACTAAATTATAAACATCACTGGAAAGGCGTTCATGATGACCTTATTGATAGCATCAAGGAAATCAATAATGTTCGACCAGCACCTTTTGCTCTCGACTGGCTGATTTGGTCATTATCCGATAAATTCAGCCAGAAACTAAAAGATGATATATCAAATGCTATTTATGATTCGCTGGAAGCATTTCTAAATACGTCACTAGCTAAATTATGGGATAGACAAAGCCCTGATCTAATTATCAGTGGTGACATTGTTGACAAGCTTCAATTATTAAAAAATTTCCTTAAGAAGGATAGCTTTGATTCAATAATCAAAGCTCTTGGACTGATCAGATTTATTGATAAACTCCCGGAATTCAAAGATGAAAGTTTTCTGGAAGGGGCAATAGAAGATTTTAAAGAAAATCCTGATATTCAATTTGTAGTCTACGGACACACTCACTATTCCAAAGAAGCAGTTATCACAGCTGAAAAAGATCAACCAGCAAAAAGATATATCAATACCGGGGCCTATCTTCCGCTTATTCAGAAAGCAAGATTAAATGGTTATGGAATCGCAAAAAGAATGACTATAACCTTTATTTATGATAAAAGTGAAGACAACAGAAATAATAACAAACACAAGGACACTGTATCTCTCGAATTCTGGAATGGCTTAAAACAAAAGGATTACATTTAA
- a CDS encoding SgcJ/EcaC family oxidoreductase, which translates to MNKNEVLSLFEEWNNALKTGDPENVANLYAPGAILLPTMSNKVRHNHDEIKDYFVHFVVNKPVGEILESNIRDYGQLVINSGIYQFTFRDGSAVKARFTYAYTKTNDRWMIIEHHSSQMPET; encoded by the coding sequence ATGAATAAGAATGAAGTTTTATCATTATTTGAAGAGTGGAATAATGCTTTGAAGACCGGAGATCCGGAAAATGTGGCAAATCTCTATGCACCAGGTGCAATATTGCTGCCAACCATGTCAAACAAGGTAAGGCATAATCATGATGAGATCAAGGACTATTTTGTCCATTTTGTAGTTAATAAACCAGTGGGTGAGATATTGGAATCAAACATCAGGGATTATGGTCAACTTGTGATCAACTCTGGTATTTATCAATTTACTTTCCGGGATGGATCGGCTGTAAAAGCAAGGTTCACTTACGCTTACACCAAGACTAATGACCGCTGGATGATCATTGAGCATCACTCATCGCAAATGCCGGAGACTTGA